Proteins from one Chitinophaga oryzae genomic window:
- a CDS encoding VIT1/CCC1 transporter family protein, which produces MTHQEKHFTGSELLRDIVIGMSDGLTVPFALAAGLSGTVKDVNLIVIAGLAEIAAGSIAMGLGGYLAGKTEQDHYNSELKREYEEIEAVPEREREEVETFFAELGLSRELQQKAAAELITDKDRWADFMMKYELGLEKPDARRATKSALNIGVSYIIGGLIPLMPYFFVDDGIEGLKISAMITIVCLFVFGYFKSRLTGLNPLLGGVRVAVIGTIAAGCAFGIARLIGG; this is translated from the coding sequence ATGACACATCAGGAAAAACATTTCACTGGCTCTGAGCTGCTACGTGATATCGTGATCGGCATGTCCGATGGGCTCACCGTTCCCTTTGCACTGGCGGCGGGCCTCAGTGGTACCGTGAAAGACGTAAACCTCATCGTGATCGCCGGGCTGGCGGAAATTGCAGCGGGCTCCATTGCGATGGGACTGGGAGGCTACCTGGCCGGAAAGACGGAACAGGACCATTATAACAGTGAACTGAAACGGGAGTACGAAGAAATAGAAGCGGTACCGGAGCGGGAGCGGGAAGAGGTGGAAACCTTCTTCGCGGAACTGGGGCTGAGCCGGGAGCTGCAGCAGAAGGCAGCTGCGGAACTGATCACGGACAAAGACCGCTGGGCTGATTTTATGATGAAGTATGAACTGGGGCTGGAGAAACCGGACGCCCGCAGGGCTACGAAAAGCGCACTTAATATCGGCGTCTCCTATATCATCGGCGGACTGATTCCGCTGATGCCTTATTTCTTCGTGGACGACGGGATAGAAGGGCTGAAGATATCGGCCATGATCACCATCGTGTGCCTCTTTGTTTTCGGGTATTTCAAGAGCCGCCTCACCGGGTTGAATCCCCTGCTCGGCGGCGTTCGTGTGGCCGTTATCGGTACTATTGCCGCCGGTTGTGCGTTTGGCATCGCCCGGTTGATCGGCGGATAA
- a CDS encoding ADP-ribosylglycohydrolase family protein — MKTRVILLMACLMGSFALAAQTPKTAALSKKTLQDKIKGGWAGQTIGVTFGGPYEFRFNGTYIQDYQSLEWHNGYVKEVMDSFPGLYDDLYMDLTFVDVMERHGLDAPADSFAQAFAHAGYVLWHANQAARYNILNGLRPPASGHWQHNMHADCIDYQIEADYAGLMSPGMPNAASQISHKIGHIMNYGNGWYGGVYVGAMYSLAFVSNDMQQIVRDALRVIPANTQFYQCMADVIRWHKQFPDDWHRTWFELQKKWSSDISCPSAVFDPVNIDATINCAYVIMGLLYGNGDYAKTLEISTRAGQDADCNPSTAGGILGTMLGYDKIPQKWKDGLAGSEDINFKYTSISLNKAYDISYRHALENIKRHGGKEQGDKVIIPLQTPEPVAFEESFPGLLPVRKKEFYVNGNDISLSFEGNGFVLSGHAAKKREVPDHVIIATVSIDGQVTDTIRMPTNYQVRKDEICYRLDLPAGKHTVKVQVINPHPDYELRTGYYVTFRKK, encoded by the coding sequence ATGAAAACACGCGTTATTCTGTTAATGGCCTGCCTGATGGGCAGCTTCGCCCTGGCGGCACAGACTCCCAAAACGGCTGCCCTGTCTAAAAAAACATTACAGGACAAGATCAAAGGCGGCTGGGCCGGGCAAACCATTGGGGTGACCTTTGGCGGCCCTTATGAATTCCGGTTCAACGGCACCTATATCCAGGACTATCAGTCACTGGAATGGCACAATGGTTATGTAAAAGAGGTGATGGACAGCTTTCCCGGCCTGTACGATGATCTTTACATGGACCTTACATTCGTGGACGTCATGGAACGTCACGGCCTTGACGCGCCGGCAGATTCTTTCGCCCAGGCGTTTGCCCATGCAGGTTATGTGTTGTGGCACGCCAACCAGGCGGCGCGCTACAATATCCTCAACGGCCTCCGGCCGCCCGCTTCCGGTCACTGGCAGCACAACATGCACGCAGACTGCATCGATTACCAGATAGAAGCGGATTACGCCGGCCTGATGAGCCCCGGCATGCCTAATGCGGCTTCGCAGATCAGCCACAAAATCGGGCACATCATGAACTATGGCAACGGCTGGTACGGCGGCGTGTATGTAGGCGCCATGTACTCACTGGCATTTGTTTCGAATGATATGCAGCAGATCGTCCGCGACGCGTTGCGTGTCATCCCTGCCAACACACAATTCTATCAGTGTATGGCCGATGTTATCCGCTGGCATAAACAGTTTCCGGACGACTGGCATCGTACCTGGTTTGAACTGCAAAAGAAATGGTCGTCAGACATCAGTTGCCCCAGCGCCGTCTTCGACCCGGTGAATATCGATGCCACCATTAACTGCGCCTATGTGATCATGGGATTGCTGTATGGCAACGGCGATTATGCCAAAACGCTGGAGATCTCCACACGCGCCGGCCAGGACGCCGACTGTAATCCTTCCACCGCGGGCGGTATCCTCGGCACTATGCTGGGATATGACAAAATTCCGCAAAAATGGAAAGACGGACTGGCAGGATCGGAAGACATCAACTTTAAATATACCAGCATCTCCCTCAACAAAGCCTACGACATCAGCTATCGTCATGCGCTGGAAAATATCAAACGGCATGGCGGGAAAGAGCAGGGCGACAAGGTGATCATCCCACTGCAGACACCGGAACCGGTGGCCTTTGAAGAGAGCTTTCCGGGCCTCCTGCCTGTTCGTAAAAAAGAGTTCTATGTAAACGGCAATGACATCAGTCTTTCTTTTGAAGGAAACGGGTTTGTGCTCAGCGGGCACGCCGCTAAAAAGAGGGAAGTACCGGACCACGTCATTATCGCCACCGTCAGCATTGACGGCCAGGTAACGGATACCATCAGGATGCCGACCAATTACCAGGTACGCAAAGATGAAATTTGCTACCGGCTGGACCTTCCCGCAGGTAAACATACGGTCAAGGTGCAGGTCATTAATCCGCATCCCGATTATGAACTGCGTACAGGCTATTACGTTACCTTCCGCAAAAAATAA
- a CDS encoding efflux RND transporter periplasmic adaptor subunit, protein MRKIFIYIVITGFLYACNNQPAAEKSPAENQPAPDNNTVTLDSVQKKNAGIVLDSPRTANIHATLRATGMVDVPPQNLISISFPMGGYLKSTRLLPGSQVAKGEIIGTMEDQSYVQLQQEYLTAKANMEYLSADMDRQRTLSEADAISKKRYQQVLNEYKTAQVTLKAVGEKLRIININPDKLTVGSISRTAPIYSPINGYVTKVNVNIGRYVMPSDVLFELVNPEDIHAAITVFEKDIPAFHKGLQGKVTLVDRPDKVYDIETILVTKNISDNRSGLIHCHFENPGHDLLPGMFLNATFEMDSQQALTVPEEAVVRYMGKDYVFVTKDGNSFTLTPVNAGLKENNRIQLLPGGKDLGNEKIVTTGAYALLGKLKNTAGEEE, encoded by the coding sequence ATGCGGAAGATATTCATATACATCGTCATCACCGGCTTCTTATACGCCTGCAACAACCAGCCGGCAGCAGAAAAATCACCGGCCGAAAACCAGCCGGCGCCGGATAACAATACCGTCACCCTCGACAGCGTCCAGAAAAAGAATGCGGGCATCGTGCTCGACAGCCCGCGGACAGCGAACATACACGCTACCCTGCGCGCCACCGGCATGGTGGACGTACCCCCGCAAAACCTTATCTCCATCAGCTTTCCCATGGGCGGTTACCTGAAAAGCACACGGCTGCTGCCCGGCAGCCAGGTGGCGAAAGGTGAAATCATCGGCACCATGGAGGACCAGAGTTACGTGCAGCTGCAACAGGAATACCTGACCGCCAAAGCCAATATGGAATACCTGTCTGCCGACATGGACAGGCAAAGGACCCTCAGCGAGGCTGACGCTATCAGCAAAAAAAGATACCAGCAGGTCCTCAATGAATATAAAACCGCGCAGGTCACCCTGAAAGCAGTGGGAGAAAAACTACGGATCATCAATATCAACCCGGATAAACTGACGGTGGGCAGCATTTCCCGGACGGCGCCCATTTACTCTCCCATCAATGGTTATGTCACAAAAGTCAATGTCAACATCGGCCGTTATGTAATGCCGTCCGACGTACTGTTTGAACTGGTGAACCCGGAAGATATACACGCGGCCATTACCGTGTTTGAGAAAGACATCCCGGCCTTCCACAAAGGGCTGCAAGGCAAAGTCACGCTGGTAGACAGGCCCGACAAAGTATACGATATCGAGACCATCCTCGTTACCAAAAACATCAGCGACAACCGCAGCGGCCTTATCCACTGCCATTTTGAAAACCCGGGCCATGACCTGCTGCCCGGCATGTTCCTCAACGCTACTTTTGAAATGGACAGCCAGCAGGCCCTCACCGTACCGGAAGAAGCCGTGGTGCGTTATATGGGCAAAGACTATGTGTTTGTAACCAAAGATGGTAACAGCTTCACACTGACGCCGGTCAATGCCGGCCTGAAAGAAAATAACAGGATACAATTGTTGCCTGGCGGGAAAGATCTCGGCAACGAAAAGATTGTGACGACGGGCGCCTACGCATTGTTAGGTAAACTGAAAAACACCGCCGGAGAAGAAGAATAA
- a CDS encoding porin family protein, whose product MKKLRLAVAVIAAAALCPFMAKAQIDLGAKAGLSIPNLTSGSSSNPINSGWSSRLGLDAGIHAEFHLTKRFSIQPEIRYSSQGGKKDGNQGFAPTPEMAGAFQQMGQPVPPYLYATYKSEAKFNYLMVPVLAKYHFGFSPKWDLYVAAGPFVSFLLNGKNETSGTSQIFADDAHKQPLPFPAVDFTRDQDIKNDLKKANFGISGHVGLAYHLNGRSAIFIEGGGNYGFVKIQKDAKNGENNTGAGVVVLGYSYRIKNK is encoded by the coding sequence ATGAAAAAATTACGTTTAGCCGTTGCCGTTATTGCAGCCGCTGCGCTGTGTCCCTTCATGGCAAAAGCACAAATTGATCTCGGCGCAAAGGCTGGCTTGAGTATCCCTAATCTGACATCCGGCAGTTCTTCCAATCCAATCAATAGCGGCTGGAGCTCCAGGCTGGGGCTGGACGCAGGCATACATGCAGAATTTCATCTCACCAAACGTTTTTCCATCCAGCCTGAAATAAGATATTCTTCCCAGGGCGGGAAAAAAGACGGTAACCAGGGATTTGCGCCAACACCTGAAATGGCGGGTGCGTTTCAGCAAATGGGGCAGCCCGTACCTCCTTATTTGTATGCTACATATAAGAGTGAGGCCAAGTTTAATTACCTGATGGTACCAGTACTGGCTAAATATCATTTCGGTTTTAGTCCTAAATGGGATTTGTATGTGGCTGCTGGTCCATTCGTTAGTTTTCTGCTGAATGGTAAAAATGAAACAAGTGGTACCAGCCAGATCTTCGCAGATGATGCACATAAGCAACCACTGCCTTTTCCTGCGGTAGATTTTACCCGTGATCAGGACATCAAAAACGACCTGAAAAAAGCCAACTTCGGTATCTCCGGTCATGTAGGACTGGCGTATCATCTCAACGGCAGAAGCGCTATCTTCATTGAAGGTGGTGGCAACTACGGTTTCGTGAAAATCCAGAAAGATGCCAAAAACGGTGAAAACAACACCGGCGCGGGCGTGGTAGTACTGGGTTATTCTTACCGTATCAAAAACAAATAA
- a CDS encoding glycoside hydrolase family 95 protein, whose protein sequence is MKYLITCLLAAATTATGFAQQRSMKLWYTSPANATAKDGTSPWKDDPAWLQALPIGNGNIGAMVFGDVNQERIQLNEKTLWNGSQADNDNPEAARYLPEIRNLLFQGKFKEATELTNKTQVCKGAGSGNGDGSKVPFGSFQTLGDLRLDFGKSSRCTSYQRSLQLDDAIVRVSYEQDGVHYTREYFVSAPANVLAVKLSADKKGAISFSATMDRPERFTTKAAGNELEMSGALNNGKGGDGMKYIARLQARNKGGQVTYSGDRMTVKGADEVVLYLAASTDYLPNYPVYKGRDFKGLTAKALQAAAALPYAQLKQAHIKDYQRLYNRVALQLADDTADDIPTDVRLQRIKETGNDNHLTELYFQYGRYLLISSARKNTLPANLQGIWGNKTLAPWNGDYHTDINVQMNYWPAEVTNLGELHLSLTNFVQSLDKPAARSAAVQFGGTGWCIGPIVNVWGFTSPGEHPSWGLTAGSSGWICEHLWEHFAFTRDTAYLRKVYPTLREVARFYMGWLVKDPVTGKLVSGPASSPENAFEAPDGSNGTISMGPSHDQEVIHELFTNVLQAAEVLQQTDPFLDKLRDAKNNLLQPQIGEDGRVLEWAKPYPEKEPGHRHMSHLYALYPGNAFNEAQTPQYVNAARKSLEYRLEHGGAQTGWSAAWVTNMWARLKNGPEALKAFNIILAHKSAYNLFNLHPPFQIDGNFGATAGIAEMLLQSHENMITLLPALPAEWKNGTVNGLCARGGFVVNMSWKDGKLVAATLHATKGGGCQVRYRDQIVVLNTEAGKDYPLDALLR, encoded by the coding sequence ATGAAATATCTCATCACCTGTCTGTTGGCGGCAGCAACCACCGCCACAGGATTTGCACAGCAACGCTCCATGAAGCTGTGGTATACATCCCCCGCCAACGCTACCGCGAAAGATGGCACTTCCCCCTGGAAAGATGATCCGGCGTGGCTGCAGGCCCTGCCCATCGGTAATGGCAATATCGGCGCCATGGTATTCGGCGATGTCAACCAGGAACGGATACAGCTCAATGAAAAAACTTTATGGAACGGCAGCCAGGCAGACAACGATAATCCCGAAGCAGCCAGATATCTCCCGGAAATACGGAACCTCCTGTTCCAGGGCAAGTTTAAAGAAGCCACTGAACTTACCAATAAAACACAGGTCTGCAAAGGCGCCGGCTCCGGCAACGGCGACGGTTCGAAGGTGCCTTTCGGCTCCTTTCAGACATTGGGCGACCTGCGGCTGGATTTCGGCAAAAGCAGCCGGTGTACCAGCTATCAGCGCAGCCTGCAGCTGGATGATGCCATCGTGCGTGTCAGCTACGAACAGGACGGCGTGCATTACACCCGTGAATATTTTGTGAGTGCGCCTGCTAATGTGCTGGCCGTAAAACTGTCGGCCGATAAAAAAGGCGCTATCAGTTTCTCCGCCACCATGGACCGCCCCGAACGTTTTACCACCAAAGCCGCCGGCAATGAACTGGAGATGTCCGGCGCGCTGAACAACGGCAAAGGGGGCGACGGCATGAAATACATCGCCCGCTTACAAGCCCGCAACAAAGGCGGACAGGTGACTTACTCCGGTGACCGGATGACCGTAAAAGGCGCTGATGAAGTGGTGCTGTACCTGGCTGCTTCCACCGACTACCTGCCCAACTACCCCGTTTATAAAGGACGTGACTTTAAAGGGCTGACGGCCAAAGCGCTGCAGGCTGCTGCTGCGCTGCCCTACGCCCAGTTGAAACAGGCGCATATAAAAGACTATCAGCGTTTATACAACCGCGTTGCTTTGCAGCTGGCAGATGATACCGCTGATGATATCCCCACCGATGTCCGGCTGCAACGCATTAAGGAAACAGGTAACGACAACCACCTCACCGAACTGTATTTCCAGTACGGCCGTTACCTGTTGATCTCCTCCGCACGCAAGAACACGCTGCCGGCCAATCTGCAGGGCATCTGGGGCAATAAAACGCTGGCTCCCTGGAATGGCGACTATCATACCGACATCAACGTACAGATGAACTACTGGCCGGCAGAAGTGACGAACCTCGGCGAGTTGCATTTGTCGCTCACCAATTTTGTCCAGAGCCTGGACAAACCGGCTGCCCGCTCGGCTGCCGTACAGTTTGGCGGTACCGGTTGGTGCATCGGCCCCATCGTGAACGTATGGGGCTTCACCTCTCCCGGCGAGCATCCTTCCTGGGGGCTTACCGCCGGCTCCAGCGGGTGGATCTGCGAACACCTCTGGGAACATTTCGCTTTTACCCGCGATACCGCTTATCTGCGTAAAGTATATCCTACCTTGCGCGAAGTAGCGCGTTTTTATATGGGCTGGCTGGTGAAAGATCCGGTGACGGGTAAACTGGTGTCCGGACCGGCATCGTCGCCGGAGAACGCGTTTGAGGCACCCGATGGCAGCAACGGTACTATCAGCATGGGACCTTCCCATGACCAGGAAGTGATACACGAACTGTTCACCAACGTACTGCAGGCTGCAGAGGTGCTGCAACAGACCGACCCTTTCCTCGACAAACTGCGCGACGCTAAAAACAACCTGCTGCAACCGCAGATAGGCGAAGACGGCAGGGTGCTGGAGTGGGCCAAACCTTATCCGGAGAAAGAACCGGGGCATCGTCATATGTCGCATTTATACGCCCTTTATCCGGGCAATGCTTTCAACGAAGCCCAGACGCCACAGTATGTCAATGCTGCCCGTAAATCGCTCGAATACCGCCTGGAACACGGCGGCGCACAAACAGGATGGAGCGCTGCCTGGGTGACCAACATGTGGGCGCGCCTGAAAAACGGACCAGAAGCTTTAAAAGCGTTTAACATCATCCTGGCGCATAAATCCGCTTACAACCTGTTTAACCTCCATCCGCCCTTTCAGATAGATGGCAATTTCGGCGCCACGGCCGGCATCGCCGAGATGCTGCTGCAAAGCCATGAAAACATGATCACGCTGCTGCCGGCGCTGCCGGCAGAATGGAAAAACGGAACGGTCAACGGGCTCTGTGCCCGTGGCGGTTTCGTGGTAAATATGTCATGGAAGGATGGAAAACTGGTCGCTGCTACGCTGCATGCCACTAAAGGAGGCGGCTGCCAGGTGCGTTACCGCGACCAGATCGTAGTGCTCAATACCGAAGCTGGTAAAGACTATCCGCTGGATGCGTTACTACGCTAA
- a CDS encoding CusA/CzcA family heavy metal efflux RND transporter, with protein MLNSIIRFSIKNKLIIGLFILALIGWGSYSVTQLPIDAVPDITNNQVLVISSAPSLGAPDVERFITVPIEQATRNIPGIIEQRSFSRFGLSLVTIVFNDQTDVYWARQQVSERLIQVRQQIPPGMTEPELGPVTTGLGEIFQYVVKPKPGYEGKYDLTTLRDIQDWTVRRQLLGTEGVADVSSFGGTVKQYEVAVNPDKLKSYQITISDVFRALQENNQNTGGAYIEKGPSVLFIRSEGLVQNQEDIGNIAVKRINNGIPVLVRDVATVKTGTAIRYGAVVLNGESEVAGAVVMMLKGENSNKVITNIKEKIAAIEKTLPEGVAIEPFLDRTKMVDNAISTVERNLLEGAAIVILVLVIFMGNIRAGLIVASVIPLSMMFALIMMNLFGVSGNLMSLGALDFGLLVDGAVIIIEAVMHKLTRGATLSGVKQLTQEQMDDEVESSAKTMMNSAAFGQVIILIVYLPILSLQGIEGKMFRPMAETVSFAILGACILSLTYVPMMGALFLNKKLSHKESFADKMMERVKRLYDPLLQKALGIPKLIVGVALLLLLVAAFILSRMGGEFIPQLEEGDFAIDTRMLTGSSLTTTIKGTSQAAQVLRRDFPEVEKVVVKIGSGEIPTDPMPMEAADLMVILKPKHQWTSASTFPELAGKMSKALEEIPGITTGFQFPVQMRFNELMTGARQDVVCKIFGDDLDTLAAYADKIGAVIGTVKGAKDLYVETVTGIPQLLVNYNREAIARYGASVSDVNNTIQAAYAGAAAGLVFENDRRYDLVVRMNEEQKKDLDEMNNLQVGLPNGEQVPLHVLADISIKDGPYQIQREDARRRITVGFNVRGRDVQSIVKELQTKVNRQIKLPTGYYITYGGQYENLQHATKRLSIALPVALLLIFLMLFFAFRKLKYCLLIFSAIPLSAIGGVFTLWLRGMPFSISAGIGFIALFGVAVLNGIVLIGEMNQLKNSGMTNIRQIIIQATHDRLRPVLMTATVASLGFLPMALSNGAGAEVQRPLATVVIGGLITATLLTLVVLPALFLLFEEGWKRPKPAALMVLLLIAAPSLLKAQEVRPLTLQQALQTAQQQNLQLKLNQQQAAYYEAITRSSTDLPKTSLAAELGNVNSAAFDNKFTLSQGFSFPAVYKRQRQVYEREWQQAKLQTALQQAEVARLVKLAYLQLQFLKAKKTLLQKTDSILSSYSKVAQIRYENGESNLLEKATLDNQAQQARIQLDMVQADQKTAVAQLGMLLHETTANIDPVDSLSNAVVLFDSTTLQQHPFLRAYQQQQEVANSKTQLEKAKLLPDWSLGYTNQSFTGWQSDKNRVESYYGGGHRFSAAQIGIGIPIFTSAQRARIKAAQQLQASAATATALATVQLRTQLEQNWNDYQKYQQAIRYYQQSALKQSDIIIRTANISYKNGEIGYIEWSTLISNAIALQSQYIDVLKELNTRKTELEYLLQFNQQ; from the coding sequence TTGTTAAACAGCATTATCCGTTTTTCCATTAAAAACAAGCTCATCATCGGCCTGTTTATACTGGCGCTGATTGGATGGGGAAGCTATTCCGTTACCCAGCTGCCCATCGATGCGGTGCCCGACATCACCAACAACCAGGTGCTCGTCATTTCCTCCGCCCCAAGCCTGGGAGCGCCCGATGTGGAACGCTTTATCACCGTGCCTATCGAACAGGCTACCCGCAATATTCCCGGTATTATCGAACAACGCAGCTTCTCCCGTTTCGGACTAAGCCTGGTAACCATCGTCTTCAATGACCAGACAGATGTTTACTGGGCCAGGCAACAGGTAAGCGAACGGTTGATACAGGTGCGCCAGCAAATACCGCCAGGCATGACAGAACCGGAGCTCGGTCCGGTGACCACCGGCCTGGGTGAGATATTCCAGTATGTGGTAAAACCCAAGCCAGGCTATGAGGGCAAATACGACCTCACCACCCTGCGCGATATACAGGACTGGACCGTCAGGCGCCAGCTGCTGGGCACCGAAGGCGTGGCCGATGTCAGCTCTTTCGGCGGCACCGTCAAACAATATGAAGTGGCGGTCAACCCCGACAAGCTGAAAAGCTACCAGATCACCATCTCCGACGTGTTCCGCGCCCTGCAGGAAAACAACCAGAACACCGGCGGCGCCTATATCGAAAAAGGCCCCAGCGTGCTGTTCATCCGCAGCGAAGGGCTCGTCCAGAACCAGGAAGACATCGGCAACATCGCCGTTAAGCGGATCAACAACGGTATCCCCGTCCTGGTCCGCGACGTAGCCACCGTGAAAACAGGCACCGCCATCCGCTACGGCGCCGTAGTACTGAACGGTGAAAGCGAAGTAGCCGGCGCAGTGGTGATGATGCTGAAAGGAGAAAACAGTAATAAAGTCATCACCAATATCAAAGAGAAGATCGCGGCCATCGAAAAAACACTGCCGGAAGGCGTGGCCATCGAACCTTTCCTCGACCGGACCAAAATGGTGGACAACGCTATCTCCACGGTGGAACGCAACCTGCTGGAAGGCGCGGCCATCGTGATACTGGTACTGGTCATCTTCATGGGCAATATCCGAGCAGGCCTCATCGTAGCCTCCGTCATACCACTGTCCATGATGTTCGCCCTCATCATGATGAACCTGTTCGGCGTCAGCGGCAACCTGATGAGCCTCGGCGCGCTGGACTTCGGCCTGCTGGTAGACGGCGCCGTCATCATCATCGAAGCGGTGATGCATAAGCTCACGCGGGGCGCCACGCTCAGCGGCGTCAAACAACTCACGCAGGAACAGATGGACGACGAAGTGGAGTCCTCCGCCAAAACCATGATGAACAGCGCCGCTTTCGGTCAGGTGATCATCCTCATCGTATACCTGCCCATCCTCTCGCTGCAAGGCATCGAAGGAAAAATGTTCCGCCCCATGGCGGAAACCGTATCCTTCGCTATCCTCGGCGCATGCATCCTGTCACTCACCTACGTGCCCATGATGGGCGCCCTGTTCCTCAACAAAAAACTCAGCCATAAGGAAAGTTTCGCAGATAAAATGATGGAACGCGTTAAACGCCTCTACGATCCGCTGCTGCAAAAAGCGCTGGGCATCCCCAAACTGATCGTAGGCGTGGCGCTGCTGTTACTGCTGGTGGCTGCGTTTATCCTTTCCCGTATGGGCGGTGAATTTATCCCGCAACTGGAAGAAGGCGACTTTGCCATCGATACCCGGATGCTGACCGGCTCCTCGCTCACCACCACCATCAAAGGCACCAGCCAGGCGGCACAGGTGCTGCGCAGAGATTTTCCGGAGGTGGAGAAAGTAGTGGTCAAAATAGGCTCCGGGGAGATACCCACCGACCCCATGCCCATGGAAGCGGCCGACCTGATGGTGATCCTTAAACCCAAACACCAGTGGACCAGCGCTTCCACCTTCCCCGAACTGGCAGGCAAGATGAGCAAAGCGCTGGAAGAAATACCGGGTATCACCACCGGCTTCCAGTTCCCCGTACAGATGCGTTTCAACGAACTGATGACCGGCGCCCGCCAGGACGTGGTCTGCAAAATATTCGGCGACGACCTCGACACCCTCGCTGCCTATGCAGACAAAATAGGGGCCGTCATCGGCACCGTCAAAGGCGCGAAAGACCTCTATGTGGAAACCGTGACCGGTATCCCCCAGCTGCTGGTCAACTATAACCGGGAGGCCATCGCCCGCTACGGCGCCTCCGTCAGCGATGTCAACAACACCATACAGGCCGCCTACGCCGGCGCTGCTGCCGGACTGGTATTTGAAAACGACCGGCGCTACGACCTTGTGGTACGTATGAACGAAGAGCAGAAAAAAGACCTGGACGAGATGAACAACCTCCAGGTAGGACTGCCCAACGGGGAACAGGTACCGCTGCATGTACTCGCCGACATCAGTATAAAAGACGGCCCCTACCAGATACAACGGGAAGACGCCCGCCGCAGGATCACCGTGGGCTTCAACGTGCGCGGCCGCGACGTTCAGAGCATCGTAAAAGAACTGCAAACAAAAGTCAACAGGCAGATCAAACTGCCGACCGGCTATTATATCACTTACGGCGGACAGTATGAAAACCTGCAGCACGCCACCAAAAGGCTCAGTATAGCCCTGCCCGTTGCCCTGCTGCTGATATTCCTCATGCTGTTTTTTGCCTTCCGTAAACTGAAATACTGCCTGCTGATATTCTCTGCCATCCCGCTGTCGGCCATTGGCGGCGTATTCACGCTGTGGCTGCGCGGCATGCCGTTCAGCATCTCCGCCGGCATCGGTTTTATCGCCCTGTTCGGCGTGGCAGTATTAAACGGGATCGTATTAATCGGAGAAATGAACCAGTTAAAAAACAGTGGCATGACCAACATCCGGCAGATTATCATACAGGCCACCCACGACCGGTTAAGACCTGTGCTGATGACCGCCACCGTAGCTTCCCTCGGCTTCCTGCCGATGGCGCTGAGCAACGGCGCCGGCGCAGAAGTGCAACGCCCGCTGGCCACCGTGGTGATAGGAGGATTGATCACAGCAACGCTGCTCACGCTCGTGGTGCTCCCCGCCCTCTTTTTGTTATTTGAAGAAGGATGGAAAAGACCCAAACCAGCCGCGCTGATGGTGCTTCTGCTCATCGCTGCACCTTCCCTGCTGAAAGCACAGGAAGTCCGCCCGCTGACGTTGCAACAGGCCCTTCAGACCGCACAGCAACAAAACCTGCAATTGAAGCTCAACCAGCAGCAGGCAGCCTACTACGAAGCCATCACCCGCAGCAGCACCGACCTGCCCAAAACATCGCTGGCAGCTGAACTAGGCAACGTCAATAGCGCCGCTTTTGATAATAAGTTCACCCTGTCGCAAGGCTTCTCTTTCCCTGCCGTCTACAAAAGACAACGGCAGGTATATGAGCGGGAATGGCAACAGGCCAAACTACAAACCGCCCTGCAGCAGGCGGAAGTGGCCCGTCTCGTCAAACTGGCCTACCTCCAGCTGCAATTCCTGAAAGCCAAGAAAACACTGCTGCAAAAAACCGACAGTATCCTGTCCAGCTATTCCAAAGTAGCCCAAATCCGCTATGAGAACGGCGAGAGCAATCTCCTCGAAAAAGCGACGCTCGACAACCAGGCGCAACAGGCCCGTATACAGCTGGACATGGTGCAGGCAGACCAGAAAACGGCCGTTGCCCAGCTGGGCATGCTGCTGCATGAAACCACTGCCAACATCGATCCGGTGGACAGTCTGTCCAATGCCGTCGTATTGTTCGACAGCACCACGCTGCAACAACATCCGTTCCTCCGCGCTTACCAGCAGCAACAGGAAGTGGCCAACAGCAAAACACAACTGGAAAAAGCAAAGCTGTTGCCCGACTGGTCTCTCGGCTATACCAACCAATCCTTCACCGGATGGCAGTCGGATAAAAACAGGGTGGAAAGTTATTACGGCGGTGGGCACCGGTTCTCCGCCGCGCAGATCGGGATCGGTATCCCCATCTTCACATCGGCACAAAGAGCGCGTATAAAAGCCGCACAACAGCTGCAGGCCAGCGCCGCCACGGCCACAGCACTGGCCACCGTACAGCTTCGCACCCAACTCGAACAAAACTGGAACGACTATCAGAAATACCAGCAGGCTATCCGCTACTATCAGCAATCGGCCCTTAAACAATCCGATATCATCATCCGGACGGCCAATATCAGCTATAAAAACGGCGAAATAGGGTACATCGAATGGAGTACCCTCATCAGCAATGCCATCGCCCTGCAAAGCCAGTATATCGATGTTTTGAAGGAACTGAACACCCGGAAAACAGAACTGGAGTACTTATTACAATTCAATCAGCAATAA